In one Leptospiraceae bacterium genomic region, the following are encoded:
- a CDS encoding AraC family transcriptional regulator, which produces MEFFEKLSYSYTELGISLSILLIIHELINYSQKREVGVHFYIAIFALIVQIRIYSSLLFESSILSLFSGFSLFMIVGVGPMQYLLSLKMFGLYKNKDLLIHSQIIILYFIFELFLFVFIGTEFYTSENYLTYRIMIIIVNCIIYSNYYIRNRQLHRELKEKYEINYSNIVYLFNLNFPISFLLGNLCLFRNSKLSLLVLSFYLTSGGLSVILYLLRYPDFFNALSYEVLQKKYEKTKLPDENLQEIKKLLEELMQNKKLYKDEDLRIDDIANKLMINRNQLSRVLNEHYNKNFFQFLNHYRIQEAKHLLVYSPQMSILDIVFEVGFKSKSSFYKNFQEATGKSPKAYRENPMGKEM; this is translated from the coding sequence ATGGAGTTTTTTGAAAAACTGAGTTACTCTTATACAGAACTCGGTATTTCCCTCTCAATCCTTTTAATCATTCATGAGCTTATCAACTACTCCCAAAAAAGAGAAGTTGGAGTACATTTCTATATTGCAATATTCGCCCTTATTGTACAAATAAGAATTTATTCAAGTTTACTTTTTGAATCAAGTATCCTGTCTCTATTTTCCGGTTTCAGCCTCTTTATGATAGTAGGAGTCGGACCGATGCAATACCTCTTAAGTCTAAAAATGTTCGGACTTTACAAAAATAAAGACCTGCTAATCCACTCTCAAATTATAATACTCTACTTTATTTTTGAATTGTTCTTATTCGTATTCATCGGGACCGAGTTTTACACATCCGAAAATTATCTTACTTATCGTATTATGATTATAATTGTAAATTGTATCATTTACTCCAATTATTACATCCGAAATCGCCAACTTCACAGAGAACTTAAAGAAAAGTATGAAATTAATTATAGCAATATTGTTTATTTATTCAATTTAAACTTTCCGATTTCTTTCCTTTTGGGTAATCTCTGTTTATTTAGAAATTCAAAGCTTTCGCTTCTTGTATTAAGTTTCTATTTAACATCCGGAGGATTGTCAGTCATTCTATATCTTTTACGGTACCCGGATTTTTTTAATGCACTTTCTTACGAGGTTTTACAGAAGAAATATGAAAAAACAAAACTACCTGATGAAAACCTGCAGGAGATTAAAAAGCTTTTAGAAGAACTGATGCAGAATAAGAAACTTTATAAGGATGAGGATTTACGAATAGATGATATTGCTAATAAACTCATGATAAATAGAAATCAGCTTTCCCGTGTTTTGAATGAGCATTATAATAAAAACTTTTTTCAATTTCTAAATCACTATCGTATACAGGAAGCCAAACACTTATTGGTATATTCACCTCAAATGTCTATTTTGGATATTGTTTTCGAGGTAGGCTTTAAGAGTAAATCTTCCTTTTATAAGAATTTTCAAGAAGCCACCGGAAAATCCCCAAAAGCCTATAGAGAAAATCCGATGGGTAAGGAAATGTAA
- a CDS encoding STAS domain-containing protein: protein MLFIPEKKESHLILKIQKDIMMDNSKNFLVEFERILNNNPGIKVLSFDFGNVQFMDSSGIGSLIRAASIAKSNCHEIVVFNLNKSLYSVFKLSGIHNMMSLLTKSEFNDKYPNISDA, encoded by the coding sequence ATGCTATTTATTCCTGAAAAAAAAGAATCTCATTTAATCCTAAAAATTCAAAAGGATATCATGATGGATAATTCTAAAAATTTCCTGGTCGAATTTGAAAGAATTTTAAATAATAATCCGGGAATAAAAGTTCTAAGTTTTGATTTCGGAAATGTACAATTTATGGATTCATCCGGAATTGGATCTCTCATCCGGGCGGCTTCCATCGCCAAGTCTAACTGCCACGAGATTGTGGTTTTCAATCTAAACAAATCCCTTTATTCTGTTTTTAAATTATCGGGAATTCATAATATGATGTCTTTACTTACCAAAAGTGAATTTAATGATAAATATCCTAATATAAGTGATGCCTAA
- a CDS encoding iron-sulfur cluster assembly scaffold protein, with product MDFEKYKEINDKRLNYREMEDATVVSNYRNTGCGDGYRIYLKIDKETGLITDASYTTTGCGFGITALAMTTEIARNKTIEEAKRLTEADVEKLFEFPERRKNYPQSAIAALKKAIEDYENQTGLPPEKRVTRKKALEILKEKGSLAGEELASIILEKENMDKVDFSNANLHNAFLQNASFVGANFSGANLRGAFLNDADLQNANFRGADLRWAKLSGAKIDGADFSGAIYDIGTRLDSKQVHIYKEMVKAGKELYMKKE from the coding sequence ATGGACTTCGAAAAATATAAAGAAATAAATGATAAACGACTAAACTATAGGGAAATGGAAGACGCTACCGTAGTTTCCAATTACAGGAATACAGGCTGTGGAGATGGTTATCGAATTTATCTAAAAATTGATAAAGAAACAGGCCTTATAACAGATGCCAGTTACACAACTACCGGTTGCGGTTTTGGAATCACAGCCCTGGCCATGACAACAGAAATTGCCCGAAATAAGACAATCGAAGAAGCTAAAAGGCTAACCGAGGCCGATGTAGAGAAACTTTTCGAATTTCCTGAAAGGCGAAAGAACTACCCTCAGTCAGCGATAGCAGCATTAAAGAAAGCGATTGAAGACTATGAAAATCAAACAGGACTCCCACCGGAAAAAAGGGTGACAAGAAAAAAAGCCCTCGAAATCCTTAAAGAAAAAGGTAGTTTAGCCGGAGAAGAATTAGCGAGTATAATCCTAGAAAAAGAAAACATGGATAAGGTTGATTTTTCCAATGCAAATCTGCATAATGCTTTTTTACAGAATGCCAGTTTTGTTGGAGCGAATTTCTCCGGAGCGAATCTCAGGGGTGCTTTTTTAAATGATGCCGATCTCCAGAATGCAAATTTTAGGGGAGCGGATCTCAGATGGGCCAAATTAAGTGGTGCAAAGATTGATGGAGCCGATTTTTCCGGAGCCATTTATGATATAGGCACAAGACTTGACAGTAAACAGGTTCATATATATAAGGAGATGGTAAAAGCAGGAAAAGAATTGTACATGAAAAAGGAGTAG
- the rpmE gene encoding 50S ribosomal protein L31 produces MKQGIHPDYKLAKIKCSCGAVFETRSTRGDHNIEICSNCHPFFTGKAKVVDTAGRVEKFKRKYKMK; encoded by the coding sequence ATGAAACAGGGAATACATCCAGATTATAAACTAGCAAAAATAAAATGCTCCTGCGGTGCTGTTTTCGAAACAAGATCTACCAGAGGAGACCATAACATTGAAATTTGCTCCAACTGCCACCCTTTCTTTACCGGCAAGGCAAAAGTTGTAGATACAGCAGGAAGGGTTGAGAAGTTCAAACGTAAGTATAAAATGAAATAA
- the rho gene encoding transcription termination factor Rho: MATYRRKEDTSAQEANPELDSSPEQENSGGSSNYSNNGPSNNNGRTGNRKRKKNYDGPTPPPIDLTVLKRKSIAELSELATSLNVENVNGLKKQNLIFAILQNQTERDGQVHASGVMEKLPDGYGFLRSPDYNYVPGPDDIYVSPSQIKLFGLRTGDTVEGQIRPPKDSERFFAMLRVESVNGFGPEVANKRSLFDNLTPLYPNEKLALEYHPTHIDTRILDLMTPIGKGQRGLIVAPPRTGKTVLMQSIANAITCNHPEIYLIVLLIDERPEEVTDMARNVKGEVVSSTFDEPAQRHVQVAEMVLEKAKRLVEHGRDVVILLDSITRLARAYNQVIPTSGKILSGGVDSNALHKPKRFFGAARNIEEGGSLTILATALIDTGSKMDEVIFEEFKGTGNMEVHLDRKLSDKRIFPSIDINKSGTRKEELLLPTDVIQKVFVLRKVLAPMSITESMELLLDKIRATKTNEAFLASMNSN; the protein is encoded by the coding sequence ATGGCAACATATAGAAGAAAAGAGGATACTTCTGCTCAGGAAGCAAATCCAGAATTAGATTCTTCACCTGAACAAGAAAACTCAGGTGGTAGTTCAAACTATAGTAATAACGGCCCCTCTAATAATAACGGAAGAACCGGAAACCGGAAACGGAAAAAAAATTATGATGGACCGACCCCGCCTCCGATCGATTTGACGGTTCTTAAACGAAAATCCATAGCAGAACTTTCAGAGTTAGCTACTTCTTTAAACGTAGAAAATGTCAACGGCTTAAAGAAACAGAATCTCATTTTTGCAATTTTACAAAATCAGACTGAGAGGGATGGACAGGTACATGCTTCCGGTGTAATGGAAAAACTACCGGATGGGTACGGTTTTTTACGTTCCCCCGATTACAATTACGTTCCGGGACCCGATGATATTTATGTTTCTCCCTCCCAAATCAAGCTTTTTGGCCTGAGAACCGGGGATACAGTAGAAGGGCAGATTCGTCCTCCGAAAGATTCGGAAAGATTTTTTGCAATGCTAAGGGTTGAGTCGGTAAATGGTTTCGGACCTGAAGTAGCTAATAAACGTTCTTTATTTGATAACCTTACTCCACTCTATCCCAATGAGAAATTAGCTTTGGAATATCATCCGACTCATATTGATACCCGGATTCTGGATCTGATGACTCCAATTGGAAAAGGTCAGAGAGGTCTTATTGTTGCCCCTCCAAGAACCGGAAAAACAGTTTTAATGCAGAGTATAGCCAATGCTATCACCTGTAATCACCCGGAAATCTATCTGATCGTGCTTTTAATCGATGAACGACCGGAAGAAGTAACGGATATGGCAAGAAACGTAAAAGGGGAAGTGGTAAGTTCAACATTTGATGAACCTGCCCAGAGACACGTACAGGTAGCCGAAATGGTTCTGGAAAAGGCCAAACGTCTTGTGGAACACGGAAGAGACGTAGTGATACTTTTAGACTCTATAACAAGGCTTGCAAGAGCTTATAACCAGGTGATTCCTACTTCCGGTAAAATTCTTTCAGGTGGAGTTGACTCCAACGCTCTGCATAAACCCAAGCGTTTCTTTGGAGCTGCCAGAAATATCGAAGAAGGTGGTTCTCTTACCATCCTGGCTACTGCCCTTATTGATACCGGTTCCAAAATGGATGAGGTTATTTTTGAAGAATTTAAGGGAACGGGTAATATGGAAGTTCACCTTGATAGAAAACTATCAGATAAGCGGATCTTTCCATCCATTGATATTAATAAGTCAGGAACTCGTAAGGAAGAACTTCTTTTGCCTACAGATGTTATTCAAAAAGTATTTGTGCTTAGAAAAGTACTTGCCCCAATGAGTATCACGGAAAGCATGGAACTTCTACTCGATAAAATCAGGGCAACAAAAACTAACGAAGCATTCCTGGCGAGCATGAATTCTAATTGA
- a CDS encoding transcriptional regulator — protein sequence MKIETIYKHFLLSPVSHLPLVDEDGKFIGLISKEKVMMDMADLSLQGLEFEKVPEHFIDFSFNESLIYYFQNNRTIPVLNVFSEKVGSWEKPRFLAEISSLSKELPEEVEEKEPEEETKPEEKVIPDSRQTIYKYIEIILENFPDPLFSTDKEGKTTFFNENFEKKILSISFFKDSISMAERYFKELNRDMISHFLKERDADEKIGMQLPPIQAMVKNLGKIVRIITLKSEKKVIGFLYHFIEPQNQFIRSGNYTSIPSAEQAFAMKTPLEKILQEIECSYIYNTLKQNKMNISHTASQLGIPRSTLQNKIKQLEILEKYDIKMEEPIPRKRSNRREEDFEDFFEKNIDNDEYILDEEFNSLPYSFYDKEDGEPQVEDFLEKPSNSDEFQNPEPVRNINKTGNQKSQAGKGQSMGSKAKKNKKK from the coding sequence ATGAAAATAGAAACAATATATAAGCATTTTCTCTTAAGTCCGGTGAGTCATCTCCCGCTTGTTGATGAAGATGGCAAGTTTATAGGCCTTATTTCAAAAGAAAAAGTCATGATGGACATGGCGGATCTATCTCTACAGGGTCTGGAGTTTGAAAAAGTTCCGGAGCATTTTATAGATTTCAGTTTCAATGAAAGTCTTATTTACTACTTCCAAAATAACAGAACTATCCCGGTTTTAAATGTTTTCTCGGAAAAGGTAGGCTCCTGGGAAAAACCCCGTTTTTTAGCAGAAATATCATCCCTGAGTAAGGAACTTCCGGAAGAAGTAGAAGAAAAAGAACCGGAAGAAGAGACAAAACCGGAAGAAAAGGTAATTCCGGATTCCCGACAAACGATTTATAAATATATAGAGATTATCCTCGAAAATTTTCCGGATCCCCTCTTTTCCACCGATAAAGAGGGCAAAACAACCTTCTTTAATGAAAATTTTGAAAAAAAAATCTTATCTATCTCCTTTTTCAAAGATTCTATTTCCATGGCAGAAAGATATTTTAAAGAACTGAACCGGGATATGATTTCTCACTTTCTAAAAGAAAGAGATGCCGACGAGAAAATTGGCATGCAGCTTCCTCCTATCCAGGCAATGGTAAAAAATCTTGGAAAAATCGTACGGATTATTACTTTAAAATCTGAAAAAAAAGTAATAGGCTTTCTGTATCATTTCATCGAACCCCAAAACCAGTTTATTCGTTCGGGAAACTATACCTCCATACCTTCTGCCGAGCAGGCCTTTGCGATGAAGACACCTTTAGAGAAAATTCTTCAGGAAATAGAATGCAGCTACATCTATAATACCTTAAAACAAAATAAAATGAATATTTCCCATACAGCTTCCCAGCTCGGAATTCCTCGTTCTACCTTACAAAATAAAATCAAGCAACTGGAAATCCTCGAAAAATATGATATTAAAATGGAAGAACCCATCCCCAGAAAGCGCTCCAACAGGAGGGAGGAAGATTTTGAGGATTTTTTTGAAAAAAATATTGACAACGACGAATATATATTAGATGAAGAATTTAATAGCCTGCCTTACTCTTTTTATGATAAGGAGGACGGTGAGCCACAAGTTGAAGATTTCCTGGAGAAACCTTCCAATTCTGATGAATTTCAAAATCCTGAACCGGTAAGAAATATTAATAAAACAGGAAACCAGAAGTCACAAGCTGGAAAAGGCCAATCCATGGGTTCCAAAGCAAAAAAGAATAAGAAAAAATGA
- a CDS encoding DUF2461 domain-containing protein: protein MQTDRILNFLTELKKNNHKTWFEENKEEFRKSYQDFSEFTEVLIAGIENFDPTLKGVRAKDCIFRIYKDTRFSKDKTPYKTNFGAFMKGGGKKTSSAGYYLHLEPEKSFIAAGVYQPPAPELWKIRTAIAEKPEILQKILLEKKLKTEFGELEGERVKTAPKGFSKEHPAIELLRFKSYILMKEISSDELKVKNASVNLLKSYEIAKDFNFYFNRILV from the coding sequence ATGCAAACAGATAGAATTTTAAATTTTTTAACTGAGCTTAAGAAGAATAATCATAAAACCTGGTTTGAGGAAAATAAAGAAGAGTTTCGGAAATCCTATCAGGACTTTTCTGAATTTACAGAGGTGTTAATCGCCGGAATTGAGAATTTTGATCCGACATTGAAAGGTGTTAGAGCTAAGGACTGTATTTTTAGAATTTATAAGGATACAAGATTTTCAAAAGACAAAACCCCGTATAAAACTAATTTTGGAGCTTTTATGAAAGGGGGAGGCAAAAAAACAAGTTCAGCCGGCTATTACTTGCATCTCGAACCGGAAAAATCTTTTATAGCTGCAGGAGTTTATCAACCACCTGCACCTGAGTTATGGAAGATTCGAACGGCTATTGCAGAAAAGCCGGAAATTCTCCAAAAAATTCTTCTGGAGAAAAAGCTCAAAACGGAATTTGGAGAACTTGAAGGAGAAAGGGTAAAAACGGCTCCGAAAGGCTTTTCTAAAGAACATCCTGCTATTGAGCTTCTCAGATTTAAAAGTTATATCCTGATGAAAGAAATCTCAAGTGATGAACTTAAGGTAAAAAATGCTTCAGTAAATCTATTGAAAAGTTATGAAATTGCAAAAGATTTTAATTTCTATTTTAACCGTATACTGGTTTAA
- the fliE gene encoding flagellar hook-basal body complex protein FliE, whose translation MSPISNQNPFPLSPKGDSISVNQTNSLHYKDTKQAESPDNISESFATTLFKALEKVNDQQVEADKLTQQLVTNPNSVDAHEVMIASEKARIALTFTKTLADGVVRAYRELTSLR comes from the coding sequence ATGAGTCCCATTTCAAACCAAAATCCCTTTCCTTTGTCCCCTAAAGGTGACAGCATTTCTGTTAATCAAACGAATTCCTTACATTACAAAGATACGAAACAGGCCGAATCTCCGGATAATATTTCGGAAAGCTTTGCAACTACTCTTTTTAAAGCTTTAGAAAAAGTGAACGATCAACAGGTAGAAGCTGATAAGCTAACTCAGCAATTAGTAACAAATCCTAACAGTGTGGATGCCCATGAAGTTATGATCGCTTCCGAAAAAGCCAGAATTGCCCTCACCTTTACTAAAACCCTGGCAGATGGCGTAGTCCGAGCCTATAGAGAACTTACCTCCCTCAGATAG
- the flgC gene encoding flagellar basal body rod protein FlgC — MGLFSSINVSATGLSAQRLRMDVISNNISNATTTRNTNGDGPYRRQRVIMSPINLKTRWNSPVFPFGLNPGDGEGVKVMKIEKDMSPLRLVYDPSHPDAIQIGQKKGYVELPNVNIVTEMTDMISASRSYEANIQMINGSRAMFNKAMEIGRA; from the coding sequence GTGGGTTTATTTTCATCTATTAACGTTTCAGCAACCGGTCTTTCCGCACAAAGACTTCGGATGGATGTTATTTCCAATAATATATCCAATGCCACAACCACCCGCAATACGAATGGCGATGGTCCCTATCGTCGTCAAAGAGTTATCATGTCTCCTATTAACCTGAAAACACGCTGGAACAGTCCTGTTTTTCCTTTTGGTCTAAACCCTGGCGACGGAGAGGGTGTGAAAGTCATGAAAATTGAGAAAGACATGAGTCCTCTCAGGCTGGTTTATGACCCAAGTCATCCCGATGCCATTCAAATCGGACAGAAAAAAGGCTATGTCGAACTTCCCAATGTAAACATCGTTACCGAAATGACCGACATGATTTCAGCATCCCGTTCCTATGAAGCGAATATACAAATGATAAACGGTTCCAGGGCCATGTTCAATAAAGCTATGGAAATCGGAAGAGCCTGA
- the flgB gene encoding flagellar basal body rod protein FlgB, with the protein MFEDTYFMKTQDLLQRGMNNAMVRRKVISDNIANADVPHFKRSDVSFEANLQRALDSEKVEAEKAVPTKITNEKHMDFFKPLNYKDVKPKVQIDYLTTMRADGNNVDIEKEVVTAAENQMAYSMMAERVNQNYRLLNIVMRLA; encoded by the coding sequence ATGTTTGAAGATACATATTTTATGAAAACACAGGATCTTCTTCAAAGAGGCATGAACAATGCCATGGTAAGAAGAAAAGTTATTTCGGACAATATTGCCAATGCAGACGTTCCTCATTTCAAAAGAAGTGATGTGTCCTTTGAAGCCAATCTCCAGAGGGCCCTTGATTCTGAGAAAGTGGAAGCCGAAAAAGCCGTTCCAACCAAAATAACTAACGAAAAGCATATGGATTTCTTCAAACCCCTGAACTATAAGGATGTAAAACCCAAAGTTCAGATCGATTATTTAACCACTATGAGAGCCGATGGTAACAATGTTGACATCGAGAAAGAAGTGGTTACCGCAGCAGAAAATCAAATGGCTTATAGCATGATGGCCGAAAGAGTCAATCAGAATTACAGACTTTTAAACATTGTAATGCGCCTCGCCTAA
- a CDS encoding tRNA (cytidine(34)-2'-O)-methyltransferase has translation MKLHIALYRPEIPPNTGNIARLCVGANLPLHIVGKPAFDLSEKAVRRAGLDYWKHLKLFTHESFEEFRNSLPKASVLYLVSKFGKTLYTKPEYKEGDILFFGNETSGVPKEIHEAIDETNKIYLPMPGEVRSLNLSNAVAIVAFEALRQIEYW, from the coding sequence ATGAAACTACATATTGCCCTTTACCGGCCTGAGATTCCTCCGAATACAGGGAATATTGCCAGGCTCTGTGTGGGGGCAAATCTCCCCCTGCATATTGTAGGTAAACCGGCTTTTGATCTTTCCGAGAAAGCCGTTCGAAGGGCGGGGCTGGATTACTGGAAACACCTAAAACTTTTTACCCACGAAAGTTTTGAAGAGTTTCGGAATAGCTTGCCGAAAGCTTCCGTGCTATATTTGGTTTCCAAATTTGGAAAGACGCTTTATACAAAGCCCGAATATAAGGAAGGGGACATACTCTTCTTTGGAAATGAAACCTCCGGAGTTCCGAAAGAAATACACGAGGCAATTGATGAAACAAATAAGATTTATCTTCCTATGCCCGGAGAAGTAAGAAGTTTAAACCTGAGTAATGCCGTAGCTATCGTAGCTTTTGAGGCTCTGCGGCAAATCGAATACTGGTGA
- a CDS encoding S1 RNA-binding domain-containing protein, whose translation MEDKRKQYFEKLLDESFKKRKAIEPGAPYTAKVSSIKDEYIFINIEGENLAGIVSSLEFIHDSKRPELGDSLNVFFLRESHGDYYFTSCIAEEEVNWDLLELAAENEIPVWAQFKAEINGGFEVKIGEFTGFCPHSQVSQELKGAELLSSYHKFIVNEIQKKNNRLIFSQKRISDRAKELKREMLREELEVGHFVSCRVKSIHKFGLIVDMNGLDALVPTSEASFKPKVDLEKEFQVGQNLRGKILSLDWETNKISLSIKDSLKDPWASSVPFKEGDIVKARVESIKPFGIFIRLNENFHALVPNKESGFDSRTPLAAHFNKGDELDVFIMEVNPEKRQISASIHRAKEAKEKMEYQDYLNKQESSGSMSSFGLLLQKSLDKSKPKK comes from the coding sequence ATGGAAGATAAAAGAAAGCAGTATTTTGAGAAATTACTGGATGAAAGTTTCAAAAAGCGTAAAGCTATTGAACCGGGTGCACCTTACACTGCGAAAGTCAGTTCAATTAAAGATGAATATATTTTTATTAATATCGAAGGAGAAAATCTCGCAGGAATTGTTAGTTCTCTTGAGTTTATTCATGATTCAAAAAGACCCGAACTCGGAGACAGTCTGAATGTCTTTTTTTTACGGGAATCTCACGGAGATTACTACTTCACTTCCTGCATTGCAGAAGAAGAAGTGAACTGGGATTTATTAGAATTGGCCGCAGAAAATGAAATCCCGGTATGGGCCCAGTTTAAAGCTGAAATCAATGGGGGTTTTGAGGTGAAAATCGGAGAATTTACCGGATTCTGTCCTCATTCCCAGGTTTCACAGGAACTGAAAGGGGCTGAGCTTCTGTCTTCTTATCATAAATTCATAGTGAATGAAATTCAGAAAAAAAATAACCGCCTGATTTTCTCACAAAAACGTATCTCTGACCGAGCCAAAGAACTAAAAAGAGAAATGTTACGAGAAGAACTTGAGGTGGGGCATTTCGTTAGCTGTCGAGTAAAGTCTATCCATAAATTCGGTCTCATAGTAGACATGAATGGTCTGGATGCCCTGGTCCCTACAAGTGAAGCCAGCTTTAAACCCAAAGTAGATTTAGAAAAGGAATTCCAGGTAGGACAAAACCTGAGAGGTAAAATTTTATCTTTGGATTGGGAGACAAACAAGATTTCCTTAAGCATTAAGGACTCCTTGAAAGACCCCTGGGCCAGCTCGGTTCCCTTTAAAGAAGGAGATATTGTAAAGGCAAGGGTAGAATCCATAAAACCTTTTGGAATTTTTATCCGTCTGAATGAAAACTTTCATGCCCTGGTACCCAATAAGGAAAGTGGGTTTGATTCCAGAACTCCGCTCGCCGCTCACTTCAATAAAGGAGATGAGCTGGATGTTTTTATCATGGAAGTAAACCCGGAAAAACGGCAAATTTCGGCCTCTATTCATAGGGCAAAAGAAGCTAAAGAAAAAATGGAATACCAGGATTATCTAAATAAGCAAGAAAGCTCCGGCTCAATGAGCAGTTTCGGACTCCTCCTGCAAAAGTCTCTCGATAAGTCCAAACCAAAAAAATGA
- a CDS encoding TMEM43 family protein, protein MSEDDYEVGEEGGSYTETTTESWGERLMGSIKSVGTGALLFIVSFPVLWMNEGCAVKIARGLSEGAGNVVAVDSSKFESANEGKLVHMSGKAETSEMLKDVTFGISKSAIKLVRSVEMYQWVEEKSSKSEKQLGGKKKTVTTYTYKKEWSSTLKDSKSFRVKKDTKTGVYHTNPASMPYTGETYAAKEVKLGAYVLSPDLISKIGGSKKITLTEAELKNLPFSIKGRAKIHQGAIYIGSDPANPQVGDTKISFEYVEPKEVSIVAQQKGKSFEAYKTKTGTSILMLSEGKKAAKDMFQAAQEGNAMRTWIMRLVGFLMMFFGLKMVFDPLVTLADVVPFIGSFLDIGIGLFAGLFAFGLSFLTIAIAWIFYRPLLGIGLLILAGAAIGGAYYLKEQKAKEKQAAPA, encoded by the coding sequence ATGTCCGAAGATGATTACGAAGTAGGTGAAGAAGGTGGTTCCTATACGGAAACTACTACCGAGTCCTGGGGTGAAAGACTCATGGGATCGATTAAGAGTGTGGGAACAGGAGCACTCTTATTTATAGTTTCCTTTCCTGTATTATGGATGAACGAAGGCTGTGCGGTAAAAATAGCCAGAGGACTTTCGGAAGGTGCCGGAAACGTAGTAGCGGTAGATTCAAGTAAATTTGAGTCAGCGAATGAAGGGAAACTGGTGCACATGAGCGGTAAAGCAGAAACTTCCGAAATGTTAAAAGATGTTACATTCGGAATTTCCAAAAGTGCCATTAAACTGGTGCGTTCCGTAGAAATGTATCAATGGGTGGAAGAGAAATCTTCTAAATCAGAAAAACAATTAGGTGGAAAGAAAAAAACCGTCACTACCTATACGTACAAAAAAGAATGGTCTTCTACTCTGAAAGATTCTAAAAGCTTCCGGGTAAAAAAAGATACAAAGACAGGTGTTTACCACACAAACCCGGCTTCTATGCCCTATACAGGCGAGACTTATGCCGCGAAAGAAGTCAAACTCGGTGCCTATGTTCTGAGTCCGGACCTGATTTCTAAAATTGGTGGAAGCAAAAAAATCACCCTGACAGAAGCTGAGCTGAAAAACCTGCCTTTCTCTATTAAAGGTAGAGCGAAAATCCATCAGGGAGCGATTTATATAGGTTCGGATCCGGCCAATCCTCAGGTGGGAGATACAAAAATTTCTTTTGAATACGTAGAACCAAAAGAAGTATCGATTGTGGCCCAACAGAAAGGAAAAAGTTTTGAGGCTTATAAAACTAAAACCGGAACCAGTATTCTCATGCTGAGCGAAGGCAAAAAAGCAGCCAAGGATATGTTCCAGGCTGCCCAGGAAGGCAACGCCATGAGAACCTGGATTATGAGACTGGTTGGTTTCTTGATGATGTTTTTTGGTCTTAAAATGGTTTTCGATCCTCTGGTTACTCTTGCCGATGTGGTTCCGTTTATCGGGAGTTTTCTCGATATTGGAATCGGTCTATTTGCCGGTTTATTCGCATTCGGATTATCTTTCCTTACGATTGCGATTGCCTGGATATTCTACAGACCGCTTCTGGGAATCGGACTTCTTATTCTGGCCGGTGCGGCTATCGGAGGTGCGTATTACCTTAAGGAGCAAAAAGCCAAAGAAAAGCAGGCAGCGCCTGCCTGA